A stretch of Arthrobacter sp. NEB 688 DNA encodes these proteins:
- a CDS encoding SLC13 family permease, giving the protein MTGAEALDLAGRLGPVVVFLLAITVTAELAERAGVFDVAGHAVARMGGGRRWVLWVLFSVFAVGATIVLSLDTTAVLLTPVGLAIAAQVGLDPRLLAVTTLWIANTGSLLLPVSNLTNLLALHTLGRSGLGHTDFVKASWVPAIVAVVVTLALAALLHRRSLRGTYDVAPPAEPHDLVLLRVAAVVCVVLGPLFALGTPPWLVSLVAAAVLLATTWWRGRSLLRELPVPWLMAAGFVVISVVVELLQQRGLSDLVTGALPAGTGAGALLALAGAGAGLSNVVNNLPAYLALEPAASGSVERLVALLVGTNAGPLVTPWASLATLLWIQRCRARGVVVPWRWLVPAGLACAVLVVVSATLSLTLV; this is encoded by the coding sequence GTGACCGGCGCCGAGGCCCTCGACCTCGCCGGCCGCCTCGGCCCCGTCGTCGTCTTCCTCCTCGCGATCACCGTCACCGCCGAGCTCGCCGAGCGCGCCGGTGTCTTCGACGTCGCCGGTCACGCCGTCGCGCGGATGGGGGGCGGTCGGCGCTGGGTGCTGTGGGTCCTCTTCTCGGTCTTCGCCGTCGGCGCGACCATCGTCCTCTCGCTCGACACGACGGCGGTGCTGCTGACCCCCGTCGGGCTGGCCATCGCGGCCCAGGTCGGCCTCGACCCGCGGCTGCTCGCCGTGACGACGCTGTGGATCGCCAACACCGGCTCGCTGCTGCTGCCGGTCTCGAACCTGACCAACCTCCTCGCCCTGCACACCCTCGGCCGCTCCGGGCTGGGGCACACCGACTTCGTCAAGGCGTCGTGGGTGCCGGCCATCGTCGCGGTCGTCGTGACGCTCGCCCTCGCCGCGCTGCTGCACCGGCGCAGCCTGCGCGGCACCTACGACGTCGCGCCCCCGGCCGAGCCGCACGACCTCGTGCTGCTGCGCGTCGCCGCCGTCGTCTGCGTCGTGCTCGGGCCGCTCTTCGCGCTCGGCACCCCGCCCTGGCTCGTGTCGCTCGTCGCGGCGGCCGTGCTCCTGGCCACGACGTGGTGGCGAGGCCGCTCGCTCCTGCGCGAGCTGCCCGTCCCCTGGCTGATGGCCGCCGGCTTCGTCGTCATCTCCGTCGTCGTCGAGCTGCTCCAGCAGCGCGGCCTCTCCGACCTCGTGACGGGCGCCCTGCCCGCCGGCACCGGCGCCGGCGCGCTCCTCGCCCTCGCGGGCGCCGGGGCCGGGCTCTCCAACGTCGTCAACAACCTGCCGGCGTACCTCGCGCTGGAGCCCGCCGCCTCCGGGTCGGTCGAGCGGCTCGTCGCCCTCCTCGTCGGCACCAACGCGGGCCCGCTCGTCACGCCGTGGGCCTCGCTCGCGACGCTGCTGTGGATCCAGCGCTGCCGGGCGCGCGGTGTCGTCGTCCCGTGGCGGTGGCTCGTCCCCGCCGGGCTGGCCTGCGCGGTGCTCGTCGTCGTCAGCGCCACGCTGTCGCTCACCCTCGTCTGA
- a CDS encoding oxygenase MpaB family protein → MSVVDDIGRQAQRRLGNALRARVAGDDASERAAVIWGRVGERRFTPDDPVWRVHADASMFPGGVGALLLQSLHPSAMAGVAGHSGYRGDPWGRLQRTSHFLATTTFGTVEDADEAVARVRAIHERVRGKDDDGVPYRASDPDLLSWVHVAEAWSFLTAYQRYASTPLDPDEADAYVEQSAVVARLLGADAVPTDVAGLHAALESYRPVLRATDAARDAARFLLLDPPLPWTQRAGYGLLASGGVAILPDWARRELRLPVHGPVRGAAGVLGLVGTKAVRWAMAGVAEERRVEGLSPSS, encoded by the coding sequence ATGAGCGTCGTCGACGACATCGGCAGGCAGGCACAGCGACGGCTCGGCAACGCGTTGCGGGCCCGGGTGGCCGGCGACGACGCGTCCGAGCGCGCGGCGGTCATCTGGGGGCGCGTCGGCGAGCGCCGGTTCACCCCGGACGACCCGGTCTGGCGGGTGCACGCCGACGCCTCGATGTTCCCCGGCGGCGTGGGAGCGCTGCTCCTGCAGTCGCTGCACCCGTCGGCGATGGCCGGTGTCGCGGGGCACAGCGGCTACCGCGGCGACCCGTGGGGACGCCTGCAGCGCACCTCGCACTTCCTCGCGACGACGACCTTCGGGACCGTCGAGGACGCCGACGAGGCCGTCGCGCGCGTCCGGGCCATCCACGAGCGGGTGCGCGGCAAGGACGACGACGGCGTGCCCTACCGCGCGTCCGACCCGGACCTGCTGTCGTGGGTGCACGTGGCCGAGGCCTGGAGCTTCCTGACGGCCTACCAGCGCTACGCGTCGACCCCGCTCGACCCCGACGAGGCCGACGCCTACGTCGAGCAGTCCGCCGTGGTCGCGCGCCTGCTCGGGGCCGACGCGGTGCCGACGGACGTCGCGGGGCTGCACGCCGCGCTCGAGTCCTACCGCCCGGTGCTGCGGGCCACCGACGCCGCGCGCGACGCCGCCCGCTTCCTGCTGCTCGACCCGCCGCTGCCGTGGACGCAGCGCGCGGGCTACGGGCTGCTCGCGTCGGGCGGGGTCGCGATCCTGCCCGACTGGGCCCGGCGCGAGCTGCGGCTGCCGGTCCACGGGCCGGTGCGGGGCGCCGCCGGGGTGCTGGGGCTCGTCGGCACCAAGGCCGTCCGCTGGGCGATGGCCGGCGTCGCCGAGGAGCGACGCGTCGAGGGGCTCAGCCCGTCGTCGTGA
- a CDS encoding SRPBCC family protein: MTSRDVVSVQRLIPSAPEPIFALLADPAGHSRIDGGGSVQGARSGGRRLGLGDRFGMDMKIGFAYSTLNTVIELEQDRRIAWQTTASGPAGKVVGGRIWRYELEPVDGGTLVTESWDISEEAAVSKPFVRRMEGMTRKNMAATLERIESLVTTTG; encoded by the coding sequence ATGACCTCCCGCGACGTCGTCTCCGTGCAGCGCCTCATCCCGTCCGCCCCCGAGCCGATCTTCGCGCTGCTCGCCGACCCGGCCGGTCACTCGCGCATCGACGGCGGCGGCTCGGTGCAGGGCGCACGCAGCGGCGGGCGCCGCCTCGGCCTCGGCGACCGCTTCGGGATGGACATGAAGATCGGCTTCGCGTACTCGACGCTCAACACCGTCATCGAGCTCGAGCAGGACCGCCGGATCGCGTGGCAGACCACCGCGTCGGGCCCGGCCGGCAAGGTCGTCGGCGGCCGGATCTGGCGCTACGAGCTCGAGCCGGTCGACGGAGGCACGCTCGTCACCGAGTCCTGGGACATCTCCGAGGAGGCCGCGGTGAGCAAGCCGTTCGTGCGCCGGATGGAGGGCATGACCCGCAAGAACATGGCGGCGACGCTCGAGCGCATCGAGTCGCTCGTCACGACGACGGGCTGA
- a CDS encoding O-succinylhomoserine sulfhydrylase, which produces MSAPDPDATPTFRPRTLAVRGGLQRSGFDETAEALYLTSGFVYESAAQAEAAFKDEVEHYIYSRYGNPTVTTFEERMRLLEGAEACFATASGMSAVFTAMAALCGAGDRVVASRALFGSCFVILDEILPRWGVETVFVDGADLDQWRDALAVPTTAVFFETPSNPMQELVDIAAVSELAHAAGATVVVDNVFGTPVFSHPLTHGADVVVYSATKHIDGQGRALGGAILGPKEFVEGPVKNLMRHTGPAMSPFNAWIMTKGLETLDLRVRAMAGTALRAAEALEQWRQDGRGLVRVVYPHLPSHPQHELALRQLEGGAGTVVTLEVEGGKDAAFAFLDALRLVDISNNLGDAKSLTTHPATTTHRRLSPEDRAAVGITDGTIRVSLGLEDPDDLVEDLDRALAAAEATRTR; this is translated from the coding sequence GTGAGCGCCCCCGACCCCGACGCCACCCCGACCTTCCGCCCGCGCACCCTCGCGGTCCGAGGAGGCCTGCAGCGCAGCGGTTTCGACGAGACTGCCGAGGCGCTCTACCTCACCTCGGGCTTCGTCTACGAGTCGGCCGCGCAGGCCGAGGCCGCGTTCAAGGACGAGGTCGAGCACTACATCTACAGCCGCTACGGCAACCCCACCGTCACGACGTTCGAGGAGCGGATGCGCCTCCTCGAGGGCGCCGAGGCGTGCTTCGCCACCGCCTCCGGGATGTCGGCCGTCTTCACGGCGATGGCCGCGCTCTGCGGGGCCGGCGACCGCGTCGTCGCCTCCCGGGCGCTCTTCGGCTCCTGCTTCGTCATCCTCGACGAGATCCTGCCGCGGTGGGGCGTCGAGACCGTCTTCGTCGACGGGGCCGACCTCGACCAGTGGCGCGACGCCCTCGCCGTCCCGACGACCGCCGTCTTCTTCGAGACCCCGAGCAACCCGATGCAGGAGCTCGTCGACATCGCGGCCGTCTCCGAGCTGGCCCACGCCGCCGGGGCCACCGTCGTCGTCGACAACGTCTTCGGCACACCGGTGTTCAGCCACCCGCTGACCCACGGCGCCGACGTCGTCGTCTACTCCGCGACCAAGCACATCGACGGCCAGGGGCGTGCCCTCGGCGGGGCGATCCTCGGCCCGAAGGAGTTCGTCGAGGGCCCGGTCAAGAACCTCATGCGGCACACGGGGCCGGCGATGTCGCCCTTCAACGCCTGGATCATGACCAAGGGCCTCGAGACCCTCGACCTGCGCGTGCGCGCGATGGCCGGCACCGCGCTGCGCGCCGCCGAGGCCCTCGAGCAGTGGCGGCAGGACGGGCGGGGCCTCGTCCGGGTCGTCTACCCGCACCTGCCGAGCCACCCGCAGCACGAGCTCGCCCTGCGGCAGCTCGAGGGCGGCGCCGGGACGGTCGTCACCCTCGAGGTCGAGGGCGGCAAGGACGCCGCCTTCGCGTTCCTCGACGCCCTGCGCCTGGTCGACATCAGCAACAACCTCGGCGACGCCAAGTCGCTGACGACGCACCCCGCGACGACGACCCACCGCCGCCTCTCGCCCGAGGACCGGGCGGCCGTCGGCATCACCGACGGGACGATCCGCGTCTCGCTCGGGCTCGAGGACCCGGACGACCTCGTCGAGGACCTCGACCGGGCCCTCGCGGCAGCGGAGGCCACGCGCACCCGGTGA
- a CDS encoding rhodanese-like domain-containing protein produces the protein MTYAGDVTPPEAYAAVTGPDDAVLVDVRTSAEWSFVGVPDLAGAGREVVFAEWSRFPGGTLNESFVDELRAAGVTPGRPVYFLCRSGVRSVAAAQAATAAGLGPAYNVLEGFEGPVDHAGHRHVSGWKVDGLPWSQR, from the coding sequence ATGACGTACGCAGGAGACGTGACCCCGCCCGAGGCCTACGCCGCGGTGACCGGACCCGACGACGCGGTGCTCGTCGACGTCCGCACGAGCGCCGAGTGGTCGTTCGTCGGCGTCCCCGACCTCGCCGGCGCCGGCCGCGAGGTCGTCTTCGCCGAGTGGAGCCGGTTCCCCGGCGGCACCCTCAACGAGTCCTTCGTCGACGAGCTGCGCGCCGCCGGCGTCACCCCGGGCCGCCCCGTCTACTTCCTCTGCCGCTCCGGCGTCCGCTCGGTCGCCGCCGCGCAGGCCGCCACGGCCGCCGGCCTCGGCCCCGCCTACAACGTCCTCGAGGGCTTCGAGGGCCCGGTCGACCACGCCGGCCACCGCCACGTCTCCGGCTGGAAGGTCGACGGCCTGCCGTGGAGCCAGCGGTGA
- a CDS encoding GNAT family protein — MTSSSPFSVKPTLRGELVTLRPVTGDDAALLDTIVREDPEVARLTGSVHRTGEAVPPMDPAELRGIYERWATADDRLVLAVLDNASGAVVGEVVLNDWDPGNRSCGFRTFVGREGRGRGLGTEATRLVVEHGLRTMGLHRIELEVYAFNPRARHVYEKVGFVHEGTGRDALRFDDGWVDVHRMAVIGD; from the coding sequence ATGACCTCGAGCTCCCCGTTCAGCGTGAAGCCCACCCTCCGCGGCGAGCTCGTCACGCTGCGGCCCGTCACCGGGGACGACGCGGCGCTCCTGGACACGATCGTCCGCGAGGACCCGGAGGTCGCCCGGCTCACCGGCTCGGTCCACCGCACCGGCGAGGCGGTCCCGCCGATGGACCCCGCCGAGCTCCGCGGCATCTACGAGCGGTGGGCCACCGCCGACGACCGCCTCGTCCTCGCGGTGCTCGACAACGCGTCGGGCGCCGTCGTCGGCGAGGTCGTCCTCAACGACTGGGACCCCGGCAACCGCTCCTGCGGGTTCCGCACCTTCGTCGGGCGCGAGGGACGCGGCCGCGGCCTGGGCACCGAGGCCACCCGCCTCGTCGTCGAGCACGGCCTGCGGACGATGGGGCTGCACCGCATCGAGCTCGAGGTCTACGCCTTCAACCCGCGCGCCCGGCACGTCTACGAGAAGGTCGGCTTCGTCCACGAGGGGACCGGGCGCGACGCCCTGCGCTTCGACGACGGCTGGGTCGACGTGCACCGCATGGCGGTCATCGGCGACTGA
- a CDS encoding GNAT family N-acetyltransferase: MSLTRPLTPEDLDDLLPLQEEGAVAALGHIFPQKTHPFPAAEVRSRWVHELADPGIRSFAALEGGVLVGFAAVRGSELFHLGTARATWGSGLAGRLHDEVVAAIAADGHPVAWLRVFEENRRAIRFYERRGWRATDEVSWSLFPPHPALRRFELPLP, translated from the coding sequence ATGTCCCTGACCCGACCGCTGACCCCCGAGGACCTCGACGACCTGCTGCCGCTGCAGGAGGAGGGTGCGGTCGCCGCACTCGGGCACATCTTCCCCCAGAAGACCCACCCGTTCCCGGCCGCCGAGGTGCGCTCGCGCTGGGTGCACGAGCTCGCGGACCCCGGCATCCGGTCGTTCGCGGCGCTCGAGGGCGGCGTGCTCGTCGGGTTCGCGGCGGTGCGGGGGTCGGAGCTGTTCCACCTCGGGACGGCCCGTGCGACGTGGGGGAGCGGCCTCGCGGGACGCCTGCACGACGAGGTGGTCGCGGCGATCGCCGCCGACGGACATCCCGTGGCGTGGCTGCGGGTGTTCGAGGAGAACCGGCGGGCCATCCGTTTCTACGAGCGGAGGGGCTGGCGGGCGACGGACGAGGTGTCGTGGTCGCTGTTCCCGCCGCACCCGGCGCTGCGACGGTTCGAGCTGCCGCTGCCCTGA
- a CDS encoding maleylpyruvate isomerase N-terminal domain-containing protein gives MTTLTVPHDEGLAAFRESVLAVVDAVHSLPEPELFEPSRCAGWTRFDVVAHVLAGWEELLGGFARPASGPATVDAAGYWAAYARAGVDADPVLVLMDQRRRTDAHRRPSAAVARLVDVADQAVAAATSLTDGHHAFQGHVLTSGDLLATWAVEDVVHLVDLDVGATPPASALDLARRTAEALPRAAVPWDPAALG, from the coding sequence GTGACCACGCTCACCGTCCCCCACGACGAGGGTCTCGCCGCGTTCCGCGAGTCGGTCCTCGCCGTCGTCGACGCCGTCCACAGCCTCCCGGAGCCCGAACTCTTCGAGCCGTCTCGGTGCGCGGGGTGGACCCGGTTCGACGTGGTCGCGCACGTCCTGGCGGGATGGGAGGAGCTGCTCGGTGGCTTCGCGCGGCCCGCATCGGGCCCCGCCACCGTCGATGCGGCCGGCTACTGGGCGGCCTACGCCCGCGCCGGCGTCGACGCCGACCCCGTGCTCGTGCTCATGGACCAGCGCCGGCGGACCGACGCCCACCGGCGCCCGTCGGCGGCGGTCGCCCGGCTCGTCGACGTCGCCGACCAGGCCGTGGCCGCCGCGACGTCGCTCACCGACGGCCACCACGCGTTCCAGGGCCACGTGCTGACCAGTGGCGACCTGCTGGCCACCTGGGCCGTCGAGGACGTCGTCCACCTCGTCGACCTCGACGTGGGGGCCACCCCGCCCGCGTCCGCCCTCGACCTGGCGCGCCGGACCGCCGAGGCGCTGCCGCGCGCGGCGGTGCCCTGGGACCCCGCCGCGCTCGGCTAG
- a CDS encoding reverse transcriptase-like protein yields MSRRLTVEADGGSRGNPGVAGYGALVRDGETGALLAERAEPLGKASNNVAEYRGLIAGLTAAHEIDPGARVLVRMDSKLVVEQMAGRWKIKHEDMRRLALQARDVVEAIKDAGGSVRYEWIPRAENKDADALSNDGMDGLTVRRDHEGGATGGATDAAAAPESASGAACAPVPRRDGTPVRVVLVTEAEGGAAQQAARAVERLLGGAPRCLLEAGTDASTETAAEVGDALGVDAVVDSAWASADDASGAWERVVSRGGTTVVVCPAPVVQAALGHVLGMPAERHERLAAAPGSLTGVEVWTDGDVSVAFTNRT; encoded by the coding sequence GTGAGCCGCCGGCTCACCGTCGAGGCCGACGGCGGGTCGCGCGGCAACCCCGGCGTCGCCGGGTACGGGGCGCTGGTGCGCGACGGCGAGACCGGCGCGTTGCTCGCCGAGCGCGCCGAGCCGCTCGGCAAGGCGTCGAACAACGTCGCCGAGTACCGCGGCCTCATCGCCGGCCTCACCGCCGCCCACGAGATCGACCCCGGCGCCCGGGTGCTCGTCCGGATGGACTCCAAGCTCGTCGTCGAGCAGATGGCCGGGCGCTGGAAGATCAAGCACGAGGACATGCGTCGGCTGGCCCTGCAGGCGCGCGACGTCGTCGAGGCCATCAAGGACGCCGGAGGGTCGGTGCGCTACGAGTGGATCCCGCGCGCCGAGAACAAGGACGCCGACGCCCTCTCCAACGACGGGATGGACGGGCTGACCGTCCGCCGCGACCACGAGGGCGGGGCGACCGGCGGTGCGACGGACGCCGCGGCGGCGCCCGAGTCCGCCTCCGGTGCGGCGTGCGCGCCGGTGCCGCGTCGTGACGGGACCCCGGTGCGGGTCGTGCTCGTCACCGAGGCCGAGGGTGGCGCGGCGCAGCAGGCCGCGCGGGCCGTCGAGCGCCTGCTCGGCGGCGCGCCCCGGTGCCTCCTCGAGGCCGGGACCGACGCCTCGACCGAGACGGCCGCCGAGGTCGGGGACGCGCTCGGTGTCGACGCCGTCGTCGACTCGGCGTGGGCCTCCGCGGACGACGCCTCCGGAGCCTGGGAGCGGGTCGTCTCGCGCGGCGGCACGACGGTCGTCGTCTGCCCGGCCCCGGTCGTCCAGGCCGCGCTCGGGCACGTCCTCGGGATGCCGGCCGAGCGCCACGAGCGGCTCGCGGCCGCGCCCGGCTCGCTGACCGGTGTCGAGGTCTGGACCGACGGCGACGTCTCGGTCGCCTTCACCAACCGCACCTGA
- a CDS encoding C4-type zinc ribbon domain-containing protein — protein sequence MRAESSRQQRLLDLQAIDTRLDQIAHARRTLPQLAELEDLGGKARLLEDQLVRSRTELGDVQREVAKAEADVQLVRDRAARDQSRLDSGTGSAKDLQALQHEIVSLSRRQGELEEVELEVMERAEAAEHDVEELERGMGELTARISGLETARDRELARLDEEAGHVAAPRDSVVAEVGEDLVALYEKIRKSSGGTGAAALHQRRCGGCRLELNPVEIQRLRSADEDEVLRCEECNRILVRTPESGL from the coding sequence GTGAGAGCCGAGTCGTCCCGTCAGCAGCGGCTGCTCGACCTCCAGGCCATCGACACGCGGCTCGACCAGATCGCGCACGCACGTCGCACCCTGCCCCAGCTCGCGGAGCTCGAGGACCTCGGGGGCAAGGCCCGCCTCCTCGAGGACCAGCTCGTCCGCTCCCGCACCGAGCTCGGTGACGTCCAGCGCGAGGTCGCCAAGGCCGAGGCCGACGTCCAGCTCGTCCGCGACCGCGCGGCGCGCGACCAGTCCCGGCTCGACTCGGGCACCGGCAGCGCGAAGGACCTCCAGGCACTCCAGCACGAGATCGTCTCCCTCTCCCGCCGGCAGGGCGAGCTCGAGGAGGTCGAGCTCGAGGTGATGGAGCGCGCCGAGGCCGCCGAGCACGACGTCGAGGAGCTCGAGCGCGGGATGGGCGAGCTGACGGCCCGCATCTCGGGGCTGGAGACCGCGCGCGACCGCGAGCTCGCGCGTCTCGACGAGGAGGCAGGCCACGTCGCCGCCCCGCGCGACTCCGTCGTGGCCGAGGTCGGGGAGGACCTCGTCGCCCTCTACGAGAAGATCCGCAAGAGCTCCGGCGGCACCGGCGCCGCCGCGCTGCACCAGCGCCGCTGCGGCGGGTGCCGGCTCGAGCTCAACCCCGTCGAGATCCAGCGCCTGCGCTCCGCCGACGAGGACGAGGTGCTGCGCTGCGAGGAGTGCAACCGCATCCTCGTGCGCACGCCCGAGTCCGGCCTGTGA
- a CDS encoding Nif3-like dinuclear metal center hexameric protein gives MSDDALTLREVLEVLERLYPPATAQSWDRVGLVTGDPDQPVRRILLAVDPTLAVVEEARALGADLLLTHHPLLLRGVHSVATTSAKGATVTGLVVGDVALYVAHTNADVAPEGVCEALAQACGLGATEALAVVEGQALGRVGDLPEALPLRTFVEGLARHLPPTAGGVRVAGPPDALVRRVALLGGSGDDLFDEVRDSGADVYVTADLRHHPVLEAREEARGGPPYVVDAGHWASEWLWLARAQRALGAALGDDVTRVETHISTVRTDPWTFLVGADLGGTP, from the coding sequence ATGAGCGACGACGCCCTGACCCTCCGCGAGGTGCTCGAGGTGCTCGAGCGCCTCTACCCGCCGGCCACCGCGCAGTCCTGGGACCGGGTCGGTCTCGTGACCGGCGACCCCGACCAGCCCGTGCGCCGCATCCTCCTGGCCGTCGACCCGACGCTCGCGGTCGTCGAGGAGGCGCGCGCCCTCGGGGCCGACCTGCTCCTGACCCACCACCCGCTGCTCCTGCGCGGCGTGCACTCCGTCGCCACGACCTCGGCCAAGGGCGCGACGGTCACGGGCCTCGTCGTCGGCGACGTCGCCCTCTACGTCGCGCACACCAACGCCGACGTCGCGCCCGAGGGCGTCTGCGAGGCCCTCGCGCAGGCCTGCGGGCTCGGCGCGACCGAGGCCCTCGCCGTCGTCGAGGGCCAGGCCCTCGGTCGGGTCGGGGACCTGCCCGAGGCGCTGCCGCTGCGCACCTTCGTCGAGGGGCTCGCGCGGCACCTCCCGCCGACCGCCGGCGGCGTGCGGGTCGCCGGCCCGCCGGACGCCCTCGTGCGCCGGGTCGCCCTGCTCGGCGGGTCCGGCGACGACCTGTTCGACGAGGTGCGGGACAGCGGCGCCGACGTGTACGTGACGGCCGACCTGCGCCACCACCCGGTCCTCGAGGCCCGCGAGGAGGCTCGTGGCGGCCCCCCGTACGTCGTCGATGCCGGCCACTGGGCGAGCGAGTGGCTCTGGCTCGCCCGGGCGCAGCGGGCGCTGGGTGCGGCCCTCGGGGACGACGTGACTAGGGTGGAGACCCACATCAGCACAGTGCGCACCGACCCGTGGACCTTCCTCGTCGGTGCCGACCTTGGAGGTACCCCGTGA
- a CDS encoding peroxiredoxin produces MTPAPSPLAVGDVAPDFSLRDQNGAEVTLSELTAQKNVVVVFYPWAFSGICTGELDEIRDHLERYVTDDLQVLCVSCDAVFSNRAWADIQGYFFPLLSDAWPHGEVARAYGVLNEANGASLRGTFLVGRDGRVAWTLVNGPGEPRDFTAIPSAVAALAG; encoded by the coding sequence ATGACCCCCGCTCCGAGCCCCCTCGCCGTCGGCGACGTCGCCCCGGACTTCTCGCTGCGCGACCAGAACGGCGCCGAGGTGACCCTCTCGGAGCTCACGGCGCAGAAGAACGTCGTGGTCGTCTTCTACCCGTGGGCGTTCTCGGGGATCTGCACCGGTGAGCTCGACGAGATCCGCGACCACCTCGAGCGGTACGTCACCGACGACCTCCAGGTGCTCTGCGTCTCGTGCGACGCGGTGTTCAGCAACCGGGCCTGGGCGGACATCCAGGGCTACTTCTTCCCGCTGCTCTCCGACGCGTGGCCGCACGGCGAGGTCGCCCGCGCCTACGGCGTCCTCAACGAGGCCAACGGGGCCTCGCTGCGCGGCACCTTCCTCGTCGGGCGCGACGGACGGGTGGCCTGGACCCTCGTCAACGGCCCGGGGGAGCCGCGCGACTTCACCGCCATCCCCTCGGCCGTCGCCGCCCTCGCGGGCTGA
- a CDS encoding DUF3052 domain-containing protein, with amino-acid sequence MNTPTPPPVDPGSSAPGAVERLGFAPEQVVQEFGWDADVDEALRVAVETACGGELEDDEYTGAADAVLLWFREEDGDLGDALVDMVGVLEEGGFVVLLTPRDGGEVDPTEIDEAAVTAGLHLAGTYNASGGWRAHKLVAPKGAARR; translated from the coding sequence GTGAACACCCCGACGCCGCCCCCGGTAGACCCCGGGTCCAGCGCCCCCGGAGCCGTCGAGCGACTCGGCTTCGCCCCCGAGCAGGTCGTCCAGGAGTTCGGCTGGGACGCCGACGTCGACGAGGCGCTGCGCGTCGCCGTCGAGACGGCCTGCGGCGGCGAGCTCGAGGACGACGAGTACACCGGCGCCGCCGATGCCGTCCTGCTCTGGTTCCGCGAGGAGGACGGAGACCTCGGCGACGCGCTCGTCGACATGGTCGGCGTCCTCGAGGAGGGCGGCTTCGTCGTCCTGCTCACCCCGCGCGACGGGGGCGAGGTCGACCCGACCGAGATCGACGAGGCGGCCGTGACGGCCGGTCTCCACCTCGCGGGGACGTACAACGCGTCCGGCGGCTGGCGGGCCCACAAGCTCGTCGCCCCGAAGGGCGCGGCACGACGCTGA